In the genome of Microcoleus vaginatus PCC 9802, the window GATGTGGTTCAAGAAAAAGCCAGCAAAGATGCTGGACGAGCCAAGAACTTCATCCGAGATACAGAAGAGAAGGTTAAGGAAACTGCCAAGACAAATGCTACTAAAGTCGATCGAGCATCGGAGGATGGTAGTGTAGTAGAGCGCAAAGCTAAGAAAGATGCGGCCACAATTGAGAAAAGAGCATCGGAAGATTCAGCTCGGACTCAGAAAGCAGTAGATAATACCAAGAATGCTGTCGAGAGCGCTGTTGACAGCATCAAGGGTGTTTTTAGCAAGTAGACAATAAATAAGTAGGTAAGCGCAAAAAAACAATAATATCTTGCAGGGGCTTGTAGGGGTGGCTTTAGCCCTTATCTACAGTAAGGGCGAGTCGATCGTTGCAGAACCCGCCCTCTCCTCAAGTGATGTTTATTTGTACTTACTTACTTGAAACTGAAAGATTGATGTACATTGACCAAGACCTCTATACGGCTCGTGTAACGGGCCCGAAGCCCTTGTTTAAAATTGCCGCAAAAAGCGCAAATCGCTAGCATAAACCCGGCGAATATCGTCGATTTCATAAAGTACCATTGCGAACCGCTCGACACCAAAACCGGCCGCAAACCCAGTATATTTTTCTGGATCTAAACCGACTCCTTTAAGAACGTTAGGATCGACTGTTCCGCAGCCCAAAACTTCCAGCCATTTGCCGTTCCACTGCAAATCAACTTCGGCAGAAGGTTCCGTAAACGGAAAGTAACTGGTGCGGAAACGGATCGGCAAATCTTGCCCAAACATTTGCCGCAAAAACTCTTTAATCGTACCTTTCAAGTCCGTAAAAGTCAGACCTTCATCAATTGCTAAAAGTTCAATTTGGTGGAAAACTGCCGCGTGAGTAGCATCAACAGTATCGCGGCGGTAAACGCGGCCGGGAGAGACAATCCGAATCGGGGGTTTGTGCTGTTCCATGTAGCGAATTTGCACCGATGATGTCTGAGTCCGCAGCAAGTCGCCGCCTGGTAGGTAAAATGTATCTTGCATATCCCGCGCTGGGTGGTCTGGCGGTGTGTTCAGCGCCTCGAAGTTATAATAATCTGTTTCCATTTCCGGGCCGTTGGCGACGGTGTAGCCGAGGCCGACAAAGATATCGAGAGCGCGGTCTATGACGGCGTTTAAGGGGTGAACGCGACCTTGGGAGCGAAAAATCCCCGGCATGGTGACATCGATGGTTTCTGAGGCTAATTTGGCTTGGATTTGGGCGGTTTGGAGGGCGGCGCGCTTGTCTTCTAAATCGGCTTGCAGGGCTTCTTTGACAGTATTGGCGATCGCACCTACTTTGGGCCGCTGGTCTGGCGACAGTTTGCCCATCATGCCTAAAATTTGAGAGAGTTGGCCTTTTTTGCCGAGGTAGCCGACGCGCAACTGTTCGAGTTGTTCGAGGGTATTGGCAGTGGCGATCGCACTTTTGGACTCTTGACCGAGGGTTTCTAGTTGAGTTTCAATGTCGCTTAGCTGGACAGTCATTTTGATTTTAGATTTTAGATTTTAGATTTTAGATTGATGGCAGTTTTGAGCCAAGTTGAGTTTAGCGCAATTATGGCTCGACAGTATTCTTGATTTGAGATTTTAGATTTTCGGTATTTACGGATAATTCGTAATAAGTAATGGGATGTCAGAGCGATCGCCCTAGTTGAATCTAGTTTAATATTGTTATCAGGCCTATAAAAATTTCGATGAAACTTTTAATTAGCAACGACGACGGCATCTTTGCACAAGGCATCCACAGTCTCGCCAACGCTCTCGCCGCCGCCGGTCACGATGTGAGCGTAGTTTGTCCCGACAGAGAGCGCTCCGCTACCGGTCACGGCCTCACCCTGCACCAACCCATCCGCGCCGAAATTGTCGAATCTATTTTTGATCCCGCAGTCAAAGCTTGGGCCTGTTCGGGCACTCCTGCCGACTGCGTGAAACTCGCTTTGTGGGCTTTACTTGACAAACCGCCCGATTTTGTCCTTTCCGGTATCAACCACGGGCCCAATCTAGGCACGGATATCATCTGTTCGGGCACGGTTTCGGCAGCAATGGAAGGAATTATGGAAGGCATTCCCAGCATTGCTTTCAGCCTCGCCAGCTTTACTTCGCAGGAATTTGGGCCGGCAGTGGATTTCGCTGTCACTTTGCTGTCACAGTTGGAAAAACAGCCAATGCCGAAACCTGTGCTGTTGAATGTCAACATACCAGCAGTCACACAAGCAGAAATTACCGGAGTTGCGATCGCCCGTCAAGGCATTCGCCGCTATTTCGACATATTTCAAAAGCGCACTGATCCGCGCGGCAAAACTTATTATTGGCTAGCTGGGGAATTGTTAGAAGATGTAGAAGAAGCTTATGATCCGGCAGTGCCGCATGATATTCCTACGGACGTACAAGCTATTCGCGACAATAAAATTACCGTTACTCCGCTCCAGTACAATCTCACCTGTACTCCCGACTTGCACTCGTTGCGGGATTGGCAATTTGAAGGTTTTCCCAAGCAGTGAGCTCCGATCGACCCGATCCGAGCGGTAAACTAGGAATTAAGGAAAAGTGCCTCTTCAGGTCTATACCTTAGGCGTTAACACAGGCTCCCAATTAGTTGTTGGTTTTTTTTTACTCAAGAAAAACAGTTATGAACGCTCCCACCTATAACACTCATTCTCTCACTTGCCCGATTTGCAACCGTTCCAGCGTCGTAGGCCCAGTCGGGATGGTTAGCGGACTATTCACTTGTCCCCACTGCCATTCTCATTTAGTAATTAGCTGGAGCGGTCATTTTGTGCGAGATCCTTTTAGTCTCAAACAACTGACGGTGGGAAAGATGCTCAGGCGCGAGAGCAGACCGCTAGCTCGCATTCAGCGTGATTTTGGGCTGGGCAAGCATTTTCCGCTGATTGCAATTTTGGGCAGCATGGTATTTGTGGGATGTGCGATCGCCGCTACGGAACAATCGCTACCCCGACAGAATTCATTTCAAGGATTAATAGAGTGGGTGAGCGGAACTGGTAATTCCGAAGATGTCTCCCGTTAACATTTCTTAACAGAAATTGTGACAGATACTCCGTGCAAATATCTATTCCTTTAGGTATAAATCACCATATTTTAGCAATTGCACCAATCTTGAACTGCGGGTAAGGACTTAGGCGGCGTGCCCAAAGCGTGTCCCCAAAAAAGTCAAAACCCCCTCCGGCAGGGGTTAAAACCCCTGCCTCAAAGCTCAATTCCGGTGGGATTAAGTCTCACAAGGGTGTTTGAGGTTAAGT includes:
- a CDS encoding phenylalanine--tRNA ligase subunit alpha → MTVQLSDIETQLETLGQESKSAIATANTLEQLEQLRVGYLGKKGQLSQILGMMGKLSPDQRPKVGAIANTVKEALQADLEDKRAALQTAQIQAKLASETIDVTMPGIFRSQGRVHPLNAVIDRALDIFVGLGYTVANGPEMETDYYNFEALNTPPDHPARDMQDTFYLPGGDLLRTQTSSVQIRYMEQHKPPIRIVSPGRVYRRDTVDATHAAVFHQIELLAIDEGLTFTDLKGTIKEFLRQMFGQDLPIRFRTSYFPFTEPSAEVDLQWNGKWLEVLGCGTVDPNVLKGVGLDPEKYTGFAAGFGVERFAMVLYEIDDIRRVYASDLRFLRQF
- the surE gene encoding 5'/3'-nucleotidase SurE is translated as MKLLISNDDGIFAQGIHSLANALAAAGHDVSVVCPDRERSATGHGLTLHQPIRAEIVESIFDPAVKAWACSGTPADCVKLALWALLDKPPDFVLSGINHGPNLGTDIICSGTVSAAMEGIMEGIPSIAFSLASFTSQEFGPAVDFAVTLLSQLEKQPMPKPVLLNVNIPAVTQAEITGVAIARQGIRRYFDIFQKRTDPRGKTYYWLAGELLEDVEEAYDPAVPHDIPTDVQAIRDNKITVTPLQYNLTCTPDLHSLRDWQFEGFPKQ